The DNA segment TGTAGAAGTCTTCCCATTCTTGGAGCTTGAGGTTGAACATCTCGGTGGTGTCGATCACGACACCGTCGAGCATTCGGTAGAACTCCTCGGCGTCGATCCGATGTGAGCGTTCCACCTTTCCGTTGAGTCTCGGGGTTGCCGGCTTGATGTAGACGTGGTTGATGCCGCGGTCGAGGACGTGCCAGTGGAAGCCCGACTGGAACTCGGCGCCGTTGTCGGTCTGGATGGTCTCGACCTGGAACGGGAGCTTCTCGAGCACGTAGTCGATGAACTGGATCGCGGTCTTCTGGTTGTTGCGGGGGTAGATCCGCAGCACGCGGATGCGGGTGCAGTCGTCGATGGCGGTGAACTGGTAGTGCTTCTTTCGTGACCCAGGCAGCGCCTCGATGAACTTCACGTCGACTTGGACCCGATGCCCCGGGAGCTGTTTCTCGTAGCGCTTCCAACGTTTCTCGTGCTGCTTATAGCGCTGCGAGCTCGGGAGTCGGTTCATCTCGAGCCGCTTGAGGATCCGCCACACGCCTGAAGAACTGATCGTGACGTCGTGATACCGGTGCAGATACATCGAGATCTTCAACGGCCCGAAGTGGTAATGCTGACGCAAGTAGAGGATCTTGCCGACGACCTCACCCTGCGTCGCGTTCGGGCTCACGCGCGGTCGTGACGAGCCATCCCGCAACCCGTTCTCACCGAGCTCCTCGTAACGCCGGAGCCACTTGTAGAAGCACTGGCGCGAGATCCCGTAGTACCGGCACGTCTGAGCGACACTGCCCGTGACCTCGGCCGCGTGTCGCAGCATCGCCAGGCGGTGTCGGATCTTGCGTTGCTGGTCTCGATCGTCCATCAGGATCTCCTCTCAC comes from the Acidimicrobiia bacterium genome and includes:
- a CDS encoding IS481 family transposase produces the protein MDDRDQQRKIRHRLAMLRHAAEVTGSVAQTCRYYGISRQCFYKWLRRYEELGENGLRDGSSRPRVSPNATQGEVVGKILYLRQHYHFGPLKISMYLHRYHDVTISSSGVWRILKRLEMNRLPSSQRYKQHEKRWKRYEKQLPGHRVQVDVKFIEALPGSRKKHYQFTAIDDCTRIRVLRIYPRNNQKTAIQFIDYVLEKLPFQVETIQTDNGAEFQSGFHWHVLDRGINHVYIKPATPRLNGKVERSHRIDAEEFYRMLDGVVIDTTEMFNLKLQEWEDFYNFNRPHGGLDGQTPYERLRHKTTTPA